A region of the Ammospiza nelsoni isolate bAmmNel1 chromosome 14, bAmmNel1.pri, whole genome shotgun sequence genome:
CTTCAAAAATGGagtttcacagagaaaaaataaacacagcttGCTTCCCTGTGGGGGTCCCGGTtgttggtttctctgggtctggactgaaggcacttgagaGGGTAATTCATGtttggactcaggtgtttattatttcttatcacttaaacagtctcactactgtgagttgGGCAGGTTTTCATTAGagggcacaaaatggccaacaatctcttgttacaaggtcttttaagactaaactatccaattaagaactgacacctatttattttcccttttaacccaataactgatcccaaagagctgcaatggggacttttctgcccaattacaaaatgccaccatAACCCATGAAGAAGTAcgaagaagaaacccaggatgacaccctgtgccctccatcttgcttccatccacaacacactaaaaatcccaaaacctaaattccTCACCAAGTGACACACCTACGCTGCTCTCtatatttcacacttttgtggattccagtttATCTTGAAGTCTGGGGAACTTcctccatgaatgagggtcagagtcagtgctcccctgggggtcggggcaccccagagcagacacagaaatattccctgggtttccacacCTCCCCTTGCCCCAATACCCACTCCAGGCCGCTGGTCCCGGGCGTGTCTCCGTCGGATGCCCGGCTCTCCTTGgatggcagctgcaggaagTCGCTGATGCCCCTTTGCCAGGCGGGCACCGGCCTCACACACACCCGGTTCAGCCCCACGGGGCGCCGCTCACCTGCGGGGAGCGCCGGGTCAGCATGGGCAGGGCGGGAGGgggcaaggaaggaaggagagagagaggaggaggaggagggaagaaacGAAGAAAGAACGtagtgtgaaaaatgcgtattttatgattggctttttgcaaatattatatgtattatgttagaaagttatgctgtgttaattttcttaagtagcgTGTtcaatatagttttaggttataacataatgttacaatagaaactatgctatgaaGGTACTTTTTCAAAGAGGGGACTTGCAttgagacagcagccacaggacactgaaatctttcagagaaaaataatttattgctattttatcgagttcttcccaccttgctcagccctgaagatgcagtcaggattcagaggaagaagctgacactgaccagacagaaccCTGcgtttgaatggaatttatgcatcatatatgaggtgtatgaatatgcaacaggctgttgtttaagggttaatcctctgttaacgtgtgtCCTTTCTTGGGCTTATTTCGCCCAGGAAAAGGTACCCGGACCGTCTGTAACTCTTTGCTCTTATTGTCTTGTATTGTCCTAAATCgtaattgtccaaatttttattactctaattatattactatattcacaaccattttattactattaaacttttaaaattttaacaacAAGTGgttggcgtttttcacagtagcgagggagagagggaaagaaggacggaaagaaaggaaaaagcgatggagggaagggaggcaggAGAAGGGGCCGCGCTCACCTCTCCGGCCGGGCACTGCCGGCCCCGCGCTGatgctgccgctgctgccggAGCCCAGCGCCTTGCGGGGAGCGCGGGCGACCAACACTGCGGGGAAAGGGACAGCGAGGGTCAGCAGCGGCGCTCGGaacccccacagccctgcccgtTCCCACTCAGAACCCCCCTCAGCACTGCCCGTCACGTTCGGAACcccccctgagccctgccctgcccgttCCCTTCCcgccccctcagccctgcccatcccgtTCCCGCAAGGAACCCCCCTGAGCCTCTCCTGCCCGTCCCGTCTGGCTCGGAACCCCCCTGAGCCTCTCCTGACCGTCCCGTTCCCGCTCGGAActcccctgagccctgcccgTCCCGTTCCTCCGTTCCTCTCCCGCTCGGAAtccccctgagccctgccctgcccgttCCCTTCCcgccccctcagccctgcccgtCCCGTTCCCTTCCCGCTCGGAACcccccctgagccctgccctgcccgtcACGTTCGGAATcccccctgagccctgccctgcccgttCCCTTCCCgccccctgagccctgcccgTCCCGTTCCCGCTCGGAACCCCCATGAGCCTCTCCTGCCCGGCCCGCTCGGAACcccctcagctcagccctgccctgcccgttCCCGTCCCGTTCCCTTCCCGCTCAGAATCCCCCTGAGCCCGTCCCgttcccttcccacccctcaGCCCGTTCCATCCCCGTCCCCGTCCCGTTTCGTTCCCGCACCCTTGCGGAAGGCACGACCACGCTGATCCACCTTGGTCCGCGCCATCCctgcccggcacggcccggccccgccccggcagCGCTATTGGCCACAGCCCGCCAATGGAGCGCGGGGCCGCCCCCGTCCCGCTGCCCTTCCCGCTCTCCTCTGCCCCGGCGGGATACTGGGGAGAAATTCCTTGTGAGGGGAGCGAGGCCGTGGCTGCACGGAGCGTCTGTGGCTGCCCCGGCTCTGGAAGTGTTTAAAGCCGCGGTGAACGGGGCTTAGAATAACGTGGTCTAGCGGGAGGTGTCGCTGCCCATGGTGCGGGgttggaatggaatggaatgggataaGATAAGATGGGGATTTACGGTCCCgtccaacccaagccattcccGGTCTGAATGAACCGGTCCCGGAACGGTCGCTCCGCGTTCGCGTTCCcggagggaaggaaaaggaaggggaggGTGCCGGGCGGTGCGGCGGCGTTTCCCGTCCCCCGCGGAAGATGGCGGCGCCCAGCGCGCTCCTGGCCTGGTGCGTCCAACACCTGCGCGGGGACTTCGGGCTGGACGTGGGCGAGGACGTGGTGAggtgagcggggccggggccgggcggggcccTCGTGCCCTCTGACAGGGGCTCCTCGGAGGAAACACGgtgtgccagagcagctgccgGGAGTTTGCCCGGGGTTGTGGCTCGGGTGGAGACTCGGGGAGGAGAAGTGGCGGCAGGGGGGATGTGAGGTGACAGAATCACAGCTTGCTCTTAGTTGGGAGGGATCTTAAAGGTGACATCGTTCCACCTCCTGCCACGGCCTTACCACAGAGACctgatggaaaaggaaagataaaTGTCACACCTGTGCCACGAGAGCGCGGACCGTCCTCCCCCTCACCCATTTTTACCCACCCCGGCCCGCCCTAGGTACATCTTGTCCATCACGAACGAGGAGGAGATCCGGGAGTACGTTGTGGACCTTGTTCAAGGCACGGACGGGAAGAAGAGCTGGTTTGTGGAAGAGCTGCTGAGCCGGTGGAGGAAAtctgcccagctgccctccGAGCCCTTCCCTGCCTACCGGAAAAAGGACGGTGAGTGCTGCAGGGCGGGAAACTCCCAGATAAACCCGCTTGTTGTGCTTACAAACAATTCCATGCCACGAATCCATGTGTGGATACCATCCCATCCCTGACTGGGGGCAgtttaaagctgatttttgtggTAGCAGGCCCCCAGCCAGGTAATAATGAGCATTGACTTCGTGATCCAGAAGTGTGAAAAGCGCCAGTCcgttgtttttaaaattttaaaagtttaacagtaataaaatggttataaaagtAGTAATATGATTAAAGTAATGacaatttggacaatttgaattaggacagTATGAGACAATAcagacaaagagttatggacagtctgggtaccttttccgggcaaaataagcccaaaaaaggacccaccTTAAgagaggattaacccttaaaagcaacagcctgttgcatattcatacacctcatacatgatgcataaattccattcaaacacacgattctgtctgggcagtgtcagcttcttcctccaaATCCTAGCAGCGCCTtggaggcaggaagaagttcatttcttctgattatggggcaataaattctctttctctgaaagatttggtgtcctgtggctgctatctcactgcaagtcctttctttaaagtatcctacatagcacagtttctattttaacattttctataacctaaaactatatttaacacactacttaatAGAATTAAtgcagcattactttctaacacaacacatataatactCATTTTagtatttgcaaaaaaaaccaatcataaaatacacatttttcacaagaAGGCATGAAAGAcactttattattagaaatctACAGTTCTTATAGAAACAATGCTGGACCTAAGACCTGATTGGTGTCAAAGTGAAAACCTCTCACACATTTATTGGTGGCTATCAATAACATACTCTGGAGAACCATATATAGAACCATATCTATAAACAGTGGTTATAGAAGGAGAGATAATAATGGTTtgaattctttttctctaaGTTTCCCACAGCTTCCTAGGATTTTTCTAGCAAAgtctgtggccagagagctgctgccacacgtTTTCAGTCATGAAGTAGAGTCCAGGGACATCTTCCTTCTGCTGGCACTTACCCAGCCTCTCTTGATTTATTTATTAGAGGCCAAAGCAGTTCAGTTGTTCCTcagtccccagtgctgctctttcCTGAGGTTCCCAGCAGGGTGGGAGGCTCCACAGAGGCCCATATTTGATGCCAGGCTCTTTCTGTGCacctcccatccctgcacagcctggtgagCTCCAGCTCCATCAGATTTTATCTGCTTCATGATGTGTGAGAGCAATCCAGCACGGGAAGGACGTGGAGCTGTTGGAGTGAggccagaggaggcaccagaaCGttcagaggatggagcagctcagctgggaggagaggctgggagaattggggttgttcagcctggagaggagaagctttggggtggTCTGAGTGTTGCTCCTGTGTCTGTGCTTCTCCCACTGCAGAGGCTCTGGAGGTGCTGCGGGACCAGGGCAAGAAGGGGAAGCGCAAAGGGAGGAACAGGCAGGAGACCCCGGCACAGCCCGAGCCCAGCGCTCATGGGGACGAGGTGAAAACCCCCCTGGACCTGGCCAAGGTGAGTGTGGGGCCAGGGGGGCACTGGAGAGGCTTGTTTGGGGTAAGAAGGTGTCAGACACTGGTGAAGATGTGGTTGGAAGGTGTAAATGAGAGTCTAGGACATTggggtgcccaggtgggcactgctcaggacacacctcaaatcctggggtcagttttgggcccctcgCAAGAAAGGTagtgaggggctggagcatgtccagggaaggatctggagcaccaggagcagctgcaggagctggggggctcagcctggagaaaaggaggctcaggagggaccttctggctctgcacaactccttGACAGGAGGGGGCAGCTGGGTGGGGTTGGCATGTGCTCCCAGGAAacagggacaggatgagaggaaatggcctcaagctgtgccaggagaggtttaggttggatattagggaaaaaaaccatggAAATCatggtcagatactggaatggCCTATCTAGGACcgtggtggagtcaccatcacTGGAGGGTTCAAAATCcacgtggatgtggcacttggggagggagagaggacggagagaaggaaaggaggatgagggaaaaggagggagagggagaaagaggaaaggaaggagagttATTGATGTGTCTCTGtgatcttggagggcttttccaacctaaccATTTCCATGTTTCTATGGTGTCCAGGATGGGGAGAAAGGTTGTGTCTGTAACTGGGATAAAATAATCAAGTAGCAAATATGCCAGCATGGATTTTTCTCCCCCAGAAAGCCTGAGAGGAGAAAGCAGGTGAAGGAAGTTGAGGCTGTAATTAGGAATAAAAGGGATTTCTTTAAATCAGATATGAGGGTGGGGAATTGAAGCCACCAAGTGGTTAGAACATCCTTTCCTACTGTATTTAAACTATCTCAGTCACACTGGTTGAAGCTTTAATTAGAAACTGAAATACTTCAGAAAGAAACTGTGGAATAAGAGCATATAAACACCAAAACCTGAGAAATGCTGCAATTCCTGAGTAAGGAGTGGAACTTaaattcatgtttttaaatTGAACTTTTtggagcagggaggctgcaaAGGCTGAAAGTATTTTGTAAAAGTGTTTATAGGATAAACCACAACATTTTTGAATTGGTGGGTTAAAAGTGGACAGTGATgttccatttccttgtagttaCCTTCTaacttaattaaaattaaaaaaaaaagtgagaaagaTCTGCCAAAGTCACTTTATCTTGTTTTGGGTATTTTAGGGTGGCAGTGTTTGAATCTGGCAGTGGCACTAAAACCAATTGGACTTTACTGGGCGGACTGGAAATGCTGCATCTGCTTGTCACTAAACCAGATTGAAACTCAGGGGTGAATCATGAAATCACTGAGGCCAGATCACAGAAGGAGgagcagaatttattttacaGCTCAGTACTTGAACCCTCCTGTGTGGAAAACCTCTGCTGAGGtggctgtgggatttggggaggcTGCTGGGAGGTGACATGGCTGGGAatgccctgctgccaccccagctgTGTCTGGGGACAGGTGTGCCCAGGGTGACAGCTACAAACAGGGAATCTGAATAATCCTTGGAAATGAGCTTGGgagtgatgccttgtgaaggctgacccagaacagagactagactgagctaaagaataaagtagggatttattaagaggcctcaatggatccaccttgggcagcacaacccaaaatgGCCACAAAATGGACCACAGGTTATGGGGTCACACACTTTTATcagtttggtccatttgcatattggacCAAAACAGttacagctccagcagcccatgAAGTCCCAGTTTTGGTTCTGTTGGCATATTGGCCTAAAATAATTACAGTTtcagtcccatccttcttgttttctctcttcagcccacattgtttgtgctcttggggctgagatttggatcatttgtccttgggtccccagctggagcaggagttgttgtgtctccctgctctgtgaagagagctcacTGTCTCCTGATATGAAACCTGGACttacacactaaagcagaaCAGAATCTGAAAAGTAGAAAAGCCAAACCCTGAGGTATCAGGGGTAGCTGAGCTGCTGTTTGGAGCTGTTAAACAAGCATgaggctgtgcagagcacagagagcagcactcACTGCCCAAATcccaccagctccagctggcaTGGATGGCAAACTTCGAGTGCATCCTGGTGTCCTTGCTTTGTTTGGATTCCTTGGAGCTTTTCTGGCAGGCCTGAGCTTGTCTTTCTGCTCAGTCTGGGGTCTGGTCCAAGTTTCATTGCAGTGAGGCAGAGTAACACTTGTCTGAGCTCCTGGCCTGCCTAGGGGTCAGTGCTGGCTCTCTGCTGCccagtttgtttgtttatttttttccttctcaggcccaggagagcagcagtggggtCAGCAGCAGTAGCATTTCCTGCAAGAAGAAGCCCAAGTATGTCAGCCTGTACACcagggaggggcaggacaggctggctgtgctcatCCCAGGCCGGCACGCCTGCGAGTGCCTGGGCCAGAAGCACAAACTCATCAACAACTGCCTGGAGTGCGGGCGCATTGTGTGTgagcaggagggctctgggccCTGCCTCTTCTGTGGGGCCCTGGTGAGTAACCAGGGAGTCACTGTGAGGGGCTGGTGAGGGGATTGGAGCACAAGCCTTGGGAGGaacaactgagggagctgggggtgctcagcctggagaaaaggagattcaggggtgacctcatcactctaCAATGCCTGAAAGGTGCCTGtactcagctggggctgggctctttctccagaaccaaaggacacagtctcaagctgcaccaatggaaatttaggttggatatgaggaaaaagtttttcacagaaagggtgataaagttctggaatgccTGCCCATGGAGGTGGTGGAgacaccatccctgggtgtgtttaacaaagcctggatgtggcactcaatGCCATGGTTTATTTGAGGTgatgggttggactcgatgatctttaaggtctcttccagcccagtgattctgtgaattctgtgccCTGCTTGGACCTGGAGAATTCGGCTGAATTAGCCCTTCAGATTGAATTTCTTCTTGCAAAGTTCTAAACCAGGGAAGGAAAGAACCTGTTAGGaggtttttcccataatttACATGGCTTTGGAGCTTGTCTGGTTTCTGACAGTCTCCTGTGTGTCACTGCACTGTCCAAAATCTCTGCAAGGCttcagccccatcccaggcacagccctgatCTCCTTGTCAGGAGCAGTGTCCTGCTTTTCCTTCAACTCCTGTGTGATATGGATCCTTTCAGATACCAGATTCAGTTCAAGGGTTACCTTTTGAAGAAGGGAGACAAGTTATTGATGGCAGAGGAAATTCTTCTTCATGTGAGAGGAGAATTTTAACTGGGTAgagcaaaatgttttaaagcagATTGGTTGCTATTTTGAAAGATGAGTTTAACTCCCAGTGGCcaagaaggagagaaaaactATTGAGTTAAGGGTTGTGGTTGTGCCTGGGATGATTC
Encoded here:
- the PCLAF gene encoding PCNA-associated factor, which encodes MARTKVDQRGRAFRKVLVARAPRKALGSGSSGSISAGPAVPGRRGERRPVGLNRVCVRPVPAWQRGISDFLQLPSKESRASDGDTPGTSGLEARPLPLDPAEERESLEEE